Proteins encoded by one window of Lutibacter sp. A64:
- a CDS encoding RNA polymerase sigma factor → MSKTNYLHNQIIANCKLNKAKAQMQLYDLYCDAMFVIANRYVKNNIEAEDIMQDAFIKVFKDINNFKGEVSIGAWIKKIVINQCIDYLKKKKIELVSIEENNISNLEDDDWGVDTEITIDIVVVIINNLPEKYKVVLNLYLIEGFDHKEISKILNIAEATSRSQLMRGKNKLKTYTYV, encoded by the coding sequence ATGAGTAAAACTAATTATTTACACAACCAAATTATTGCAAACTGCAAGTTGAATAAAGCAAAAGCACAGATGCAGTTGTATGATTTATATTGTGATGCGATGTTTGTAATTGCTAATCGTTATGTTAAAAATAATATAGAAGCTGAAGATATTATGCAAGATGCTTTTATCAAGGTTTTTAAAGATATAAACAATTTTAAAGGTGAAGTTTCAATAGGTGCATGGATTAAAAAAATTGTAATTAATCAATGTATAGACTACTTAAAAAAGAAAAAAATTGAATTGGTTTCTATTGAAGAAAACAATATTTCAAATTTAGAGGATGATGATTGGGGTGTAGATACTGAAATCACAATAGATATTGTGGTTGTAATAATTAACAATTTACCCGAAAAATACAAAGTAGTTTTAAATTTATATTTAATTGAAGGGTTCGATCATAAAGAAATTTCAAAAATTTTAAATATTGCTGAAGCTACTTCTAGATCGCAGTTGATGCGAGGTAAGAATAAATTAAAAACATATACTTATGTCTAA